From Phalacrocorax carbo chromosome 25, bPhaCar2.1, whole genome shotgun sequence:
cccttcccatccccatccccatccccatccccgttCCCAGCTGGACTCAGCCCTATCAGGACGGAGCTCGAGGGGAAGGCGTTACTGGGGCAGGACCCCTGCCCTGGTGCCAGCTGGGGGTCACTGCTCCTCATTAAGGCTAATTGAGGCTTCTTTAgacaacccagcccagcccagccaggggctgccaggcaggggggtgggaagagggcagcccccagcccagcggGGCCACCCACTTGCCCGTCACCTCTGCGATGTCCTCAGGGGTCTGGCCCAGGCTGGCGAAGACATCCTTGGAGTTCCTCAGGTAGAATTTGGTGAAGATGTCGGCTGTCTCGGGGTCTGTCCGCGAATAGTCAGCGCGTTCAGCTTCCTCGTACAACTTCGCCTCGAACTCCGTCATCACCGGCCCCGGCTCCACCAGGCTGATCCTGCCCGGggatggggtgctggggaccctgTCACCCCGcaaccctccctgccccagggggCTGCGCCGGCCCCCGGCACTCACGCCACGTTGAAGCGCAGCGCCTGCACCACCAGGCTCTCACAGAAACCCTCCACCGCGAACTTGGAGGCCGCGTAGATGTCGTTGAAGACGATACCTGCACAGGCGGAGGGTCCCAgtcagggctgggggtggggctGGTCCCAGCAGGgcaccctgtccctgcccctaCCCTGCAGGCCCATGATGCTGCTGATGACCACGATGTGGCCCCCGCGGCGCCGCTTCATGTCGGGCAGCACCTCCTTGACGAGGCGGACGAGGCCGAAGAAGTTGGTGTCCATGAGGCTCTGCATGGCCTCCAGGCTCTGGCATTCCAGGGGACCCGCCATGCCCACCCCGGCGTTGCTGACTGTGGGCACGGGGCATCAGCAGGGTGTCCCCTGTGCAGGGGGGGGTCACATACCCCGTGCTCAGAGGGTCCTGGGTGCGCAGAGGGTCCCTGGTGCATGGAGGGTCCCCAGGACAGAGGGCCCCCAGTACTCAGAGGGTCTCTGGTGCAGGATGTCATGGCATGGAGGGTCCCCAGCACATGGGGTCTGGGGTCCCTGgtgcatggggggggggggtcgctGACATGGAGGGTCCCCAATGCATGGGGTCTGGGGTCCCTGGTGTGTGTGGGGCGTCCCTGACATGGAGGGTCCCCAGCACTGGGTGCACAGAGGGCCCCCAGCAAGGGACTTGCTCAGCATTGACCGTCCCCAGTGCATGGGGTACCCCTGATGCACAGAGGGTCCCTGGCACGGGgtgtccccagcacagagggTCCCCGGCATGGGGCTCCCTGGCGCAGGGCACCACAGGGACATggagggggggtcccagggctcACCCAGGATGTCGACGTGGCGCCCGGGGATGCCGTCGAGGCAGGTGCGGATGGAGCCCTCGTCACAGACATCCAGCTGCTTGATCTCCAGCGTCCGGCCcagcgccggccccgccgcctccgccaGCGCCCCACTCCTGCCCACGTTCCTCATGGTGGCGATGACTGGGGGCAGAGGCGGCTCAGCCCCGCGCGGGGTCTCCCCTGAGAattgggggggggtcccacaaCCCCTCTCACCTCGGAAGCGGCGCTGCTTGTCCCGCGCCAGCCGGACGGCCAGTGCCAGCCCGATGCCGGAGGAGCAGCCGGTGATCAGCACCGTCTTGGGAGCCATGGCGCAGCCGTGGCCCcactccccagccccccgcctTTAATAGCAGCT
This genomic window contains:
- the LOC135317243 gene encoding retinol dehydrogenase 8-like; this translates as MAPKTVLITGCSSGIGLALAVRLARDKQRRFRVIATMRNVGRSGALAEAAGPALGRTLEIKQLDVCDEGSIRTCLDGIPGRHVDILVSNAGVGMAGPLECQSLEAMQSLMDTNFFGLVRLVKEVLPDMKRRRGGHIVVISSIMGLQGIVFNDIYAASKFAVEGFCESLVVQALRFNVAISLVEPGPVMTEFEAKLYEEAERADYSRTDPETADIFTKFYLRNSKDVFASLGQTPEDIAEHTLRVIEAARPPFRHQTNAAYTPMAALKHADPSGVLMTDAFYKLVFKYNAVLRLSLRAIRLLRWKAQKVKEGTRLLGFK